The Armatimonadota bacterium genome contains a region encoding:
- a CDS encoding ABC-2 family transporter protein, with translation MPVESGFDMRRLLRIYKRFWISSLIRELEFKANFWAKMLQGCVWLGFFLLIVVVIFSNANDIAGWKRGHAFVLAAVAFGMHSIFIAFFMSLIEIPEQVRKGTLDFVVTKPVDSQFWVSLRRFNFDQFGPIIASMILIGVGLRTEGVVPSIGQWAAFLILLISSITIFYAFNFLLMTLAIYWVRVDNLWVLGETVMSIARYPTEMYTAGIQRVLIFALPVAFLASMPARQIALGANWTMVGIGAAWAIVLFMASRLAWNRAMSSYSSASS, from the coding sequence ATGCCGGTAGAATCCGGGTTCGACATGCGCCGTTTGCTCCGAATTTACAAGCGATTTTGGATTAGCTCACTCATCCGTGAGCTGGAATTCAAGGCGAATTTCTGGGCGAAAATGTTGCAAGGTTGTGTCTGGCTCGGATTCTTTCTGCTGATCGTTGTGGTGATTTTCAGCAACGCCAATGATATCGCAGGCTGGAAACGCGGCCACGCATTCGTACTCGCCGCCGTGGCCTTCGGCATGCATTCGATCTTCATCGCATTTTTCATGTCGCTCATCGAAATCCCTGAGCAGGTTCGGAAAGGCACGCTCGACTTTGTGGTGACAAAGCCGGTCGACAGCCAATTTTGGGTCTCGCTCCGGCGATTTAACTTTGATCAATTCGGACCAATTATCGCGAGCATGATCCTCATCGGGGTGGGACTGCGAACGGAAGGTGTGGTTCCATCGATCGGTCAGTGGGCGGCATTTCTGATCTTGCTCATCAGCAGCATTACGATCTTCTACGCGTTCAATTTCTTGCTGATGACGCTCGCGATCTACTGGGTTCGTGTGGACAATCTTTGGGTGTTAGGCGAGACGGTGATGTCGATCGCGAGGTACCCCACCGAAATGTATACGGCGGGCATTCAGAGAGTGCTGATCTTCGCGCTTCCAGTGGCATTTTTGGCCTCGATGCCAGCGCGGCAGATCGCTCTCGGCGCAAATTGGACCATGGTTGGGATCGGCGCGGCCTGGGCGATTGTGCTCTTTATGGCGTCTCGGCTGGCATGGAATCGGGCGATGAGCAGTTATTCTTCTGCCAGTTCGTAA
- a CDS encoding glycosyltransferase family 39 protein: MWVVLVVIAFLLGLSGVLGRMLGRFELDPAEKFALGGLLLTIIGGLAGWAGTAAPIVCIASLALGITVAIKIGGLPGKADLPKFHPASLAIVACLLIPMVKAASPSDMLDWDTLAYHFAVPKYWLETGTYQPLPFIHQSHFPVLIDNLFLYGLMVSEPAAKAITAALFLLATVWVFGVARRRISTEVGWWSAIVFASSPLVLWSSGSGYIDVANGWFAAIGLLYSAEVGFGRQRPNNLLILSGLGFGAAMASKYTGIQLFAIGGIVLVAGLLITKAKPDSWKFLAISAALGIAIAAPWYVRNAQLRHNPVFPFFYEKLGGTGWDDWRAATYKNEQQTFGVGRTESGRDPFALGHSIFGLAYQPGRFINPGQEQGLGVPMGSVGIGAFIGLLGLLILARHSPVYAALGAQALLFFVAWFFLSQQVRYLSALMPILAVLAGGTLSCVRPQSAIRALLGFQAALGWGMVYIYQTQEQLPVALGAVDRQAHQEKVVGFASRAKEINSLDDVKKVALYDEVFGYFLNKDYIWANPGHSMLIAHEGSTSAGEYLDSLKNNGVTHVYLSLQYQPPDRSELVGRALGIGGAATPIDPEIRAKMDRDLNLKWLRLVTDSIAEGKLVPEKAWGRQRGPNDQPMPRFLLLKISD, translated from the coding sequence ATGTGGGTTGTTCTTGTAGTGATCGCGTTCTTGCTCGGGCTTTCTGGTGTCCTCGGGCGAATGCTTGGTCGCTTTGAACTTGATCCTGCCGAGAAGTTCGCTCTCGGAGGGTTGCTACTCACGATTATTGGTGGATTAGCAGGTTGGGCTGGCACAGCCGCGCCAATTGTTTGCATCGCTTCTTTGGCACTAGGAATCACCGTCGCTATCAAGATTGGCGGTCTGCCAGGGAAAGCTGATCTTCCAAAATTCCATCCGGCTTCGTTGGCGATTGTGGCGTGTCTGCTCATCCCAATGGTCAAAGCCGCGAGTCCGAGCGATATGTTGGACTGGGACACGCTGGCGTATCACTTCGCGGTCCCCAAATACTGGCTGGAGACAGGGACTTACCAGCCGCTCCCATTCATTCATCAAAGCCATTTTCCGGTTCTGATTGATAACCTGTTCTTGTATGGGTTGATGGTCTCGGAGCCCGCGGCAAAAGCGATCACAGCGGCACTTTTTCTGCTTGCGACGGTATGGGTATTTGGAGTGGCGCGGCGGCGGATTTCGACTGAGGTCGGCTGGTGGAGCGCGATCGTGTTTGCGAGTTCTCCACTTGTCCTATGGTCGAGCGGTTCGGGTTATATCGACGTTGCTAATGGGTGGTTCGCGGCGATTGGACTACTGTATTCGGCTGAGGTTGGATTTGGCCGTCAGCGGCCCAACAACCTTCTTATCCTCAGCGGCCTTGGTTTCGGCGCGGCGATGGCTAGCAAATATACGGGCATCCAGCTTTTTGCTATCGGTGGAATCGTACTTGTGGCCGGACTCCTGATCACAAAAGCGAAGCCTGATTCCTGGAAGTTTTTGGCGATTTCGGCTGCATTGGGGATTGCGATTGCGGCTCCTTGGTACGTACGCAATGCTCAACTTCGGCACAACCCAGTGTTTCCGTTCTTCTATGAAAAGCTTGGAGGTACCGGATGGGACGACTGGCGCGCGGCAACGTACAAGAACGAGCAGCAAACCTTTGGCGTCGGCCGCACCGAATCAGGTCGCGATCCGTTTGCGCTCGGCCATTCGATTTTCGGATTGGCGTACCAGCCTGGAAGGTTCATCAATCCGGGGCAAGAGCAAGGCCTCGGAGTACCGATGGGCTCGGTTGGAATTGGTGCATTTATCGGGTTGCTCGGGCTACTAATTCTCGCCCGCCATAGCCCTGTTTATGCTGCGCTCGGGGCGCAAGCATTACTCTTCTTTGTCGCCTGGTTCTTTCTGAGTCAACAAGTTCGCTACCTATCCGCGCTGATGCCGATTCTTGCGGTGTTAGCTGGGGGGACGCTGTCCTGCGTGCGCCCTCAATCAGCGATTCGAGCGCTTCTCGGATTCCAGGCTGCACTCGGCTGGGGCATGGTCTATATTTATCAAACTCAAGAGCAACTTCCCGTTGCTCTGGGCGCCGTAGATCGACAGGCGCATCAAGAAAAGGTGGTCGGATTTGCGTCCCGGGCAAAAGAGATCAACTCGCTAGATGACGTTAAGAAAGTCGCGCTTTATGATGAAGTTTTTGGCTATTTCCTGAACAAAGATTACATCTGGGCGAATCCGGGTCACTCCATGTTGATTGCCCATGAAGGTTCGACGTCTGCTGGGGAGTATCTCGATTCCCTCAAGAATAACGGAGTGACGCATGTTTACTTATCACTCCAATATCAACCACCAGATCGTTCGGAGTTGGTCGGTCGGGCACTAGGAATTGGTGGTGCGGCAACACCCATTGACCCTGAGATTCGAGCCAAAATGGACCGAGATTTGAACCTAAAGTGGTTGAGATTGGTGACCGATTCGATCGCCGAAGGGAAGTTGGTCCCCGAAAAGGCATGGGGCAGGCAAAGAGGCCCAAACGACCAGCCGATGCCACGATTTTTGTTGCTGAAAATTTCGGATTAA
- a CDS encoding aspartate kinase, translating to MSNIVVMKFGGTSVSTPEARLASASRVVSAREQGFSPVVVVSAIGRRGAPYATDTLLGELNAVDPSTPPDPREQDLMVACGEIFSAVIFSQTLRSLGQKAQSFRGGQAGIRTDGVFGNARIASINPVALHKAIEAGFVPVICGFQGVFVGDDKLPGSELTTLGRGGSDTTAAAIGAALGASAVEIYTDVDGVKTADPDFVAGAPTLSAMSYEEVAEIAHLGAKVLHPRAAEIAMRYNTPLWVKNTFSDHIGTKIVSLEELGNRHVTGVTHSGKLVYLQFLFGGIAEEHRSALKSEVFGILAKYGINLYLLNISPENLGFAVQRDQYPVVKDLIDGLVLPQDGAKPGIYMFQIGGVPSKEAETQAHLLKGLGEVHRVEIELTEGCTMVSLVGAQFRPVPGVFFSVLTTLNEAKIQVLQTGDSDLSMSVLIPEAETRRAVKLLHDRFQLETLQ from the coding sequence ATGAGCAATATCGTCGTGATGAAGTTCGGCGGCACCAGCGTCTCGACTCCAGAAGCGAGGCTCGCCAGCGCGAGCCGTGTGGTTTCGGCGAGAGAGCAGGGATTTAGCCCGGTCGTCGTGGTGAGCGCGATCGGTCGGCGTGGCGCCCCGTACGCAACGGACACTTTGCTGGGTGAACTCAACGCGGTTGATCCGAGCACTCCGCCAGATCCTCGCGAGCAAGACCTAATGGTGGCGTGCGGGGAGATTTTCAGCGCCGTAATTTTCAGCCAAACCCTTCGGAGTCTTGGCCAGAAAGCTCAGAGCTTTCGAGGAGGTCAAGCCGGGATTCGAACCGATGGCGTCTTTGGAAATGCTCGAATCGCGAGCATCAATCCGGTCGCCCTCCACAAAGCGATTGAGGCTGGATTTGTGCCAGTGATTTGCGGATTTCAAGGCGTTTTTGTCGGGGATGACAAGCTTCCGGGCAGCGAACTTACGACTCTTGGCCGTGGTGGAAGCGATACTACTGCAGCCGCGATTGGCGCCGCGCTCGGAGCCAGCGCGGTCGAAATTTATACCGACGTCGACGGAGTAAAAACTGCCGACCCCGACTTCGTGGCCGGCGCGCCGACATTGAGCGCGATGAGCTACGAAGAAGTCGCCGAAATCGCGCACTTAGGAGCGAAAGTGTTGCATCCTCGGGCCGCCGAGATTGCGATGCGATACAACACCCCGCTTTGGGTAAAGAACACCTTTTCGGACCACATCGGCACCAAAATTGTGAGCCTCGAAGAACTCGGAAACCGGCATGTGACCGGGGTCACTCACTCTGGAAAGTTGGTTTACCTACAATTCCTTTTCGGCGGAATCGCGGAAGAACATCGCTCGGCGCTCAAGAGTGAAGTCTTTGGGATTTTGGCGAAGTATGGGATCAATCTCTATCTGCTCAATATCAGTCCGGAGAACCTTGGATTTGCGGTTCAGCGTGACCAGTATCCGGTCGTCAAAGATCTGATCGACGGATTGGTTTTGCCGCAAGACGGCGCAAAACCCGGGATTTACATGTTCCAGATTGGCGGGGTGCCAAGCAAAGAAGCGGAGACGCAAGCGCATCTTCTCAAGGGGCTGGGCGAGGTGCATCGGGTGGAAATCGAGCTCACAGAAGGCTGCACAATGGTCTCACTTGTGGGCGCGCAATTCCGGCCTGTTCCTGGCGTATTTTTCTCGGTGCTGACCACGCTCAACGAAGCAAAAATCCAGGTGTTGCAAACGGGTGATAGCGATCTCAGCATGAGCGTACTGATTCCCGAAGCAGAAACTCGCCGAGCGGTCAAGCTTCTCCACGACAGGTTCCAACTGGAAACGCTTCAGTGA
- the folP gene encoding dihydropteroate synthase, whose product MTILGILNLTPDSFSDGASYPTPKSALDAAKLMLDQGADMIDVGGESTRPGAAPVEADEELRRVMPVIELLHQHAIPFSIDTMKVAVAEAALDAGAAVVNDVSGLRDPAMFDLVVQRGCGACVMHMQGSPANMQIDPTYTNVVDEVKNWLVTQSNRLVAAGLPAEKIWIDPGFGFGKTAEHNFLLLKSLKALTTTPYAVMVGFSRKSMLNIDGETLAKDRVAAGIAAQTIAQIAGAKVIRTHDVLATKRACAFVENYL is encoded by the coding sequence GTGACCATTCTCGGAATTCTGAATTTGACCCCGGATAGCTTCAGTGATGGAGCCAGCTATCCGACGCCCAAATCGGCGCTTGATGCTGCGAAATTGATGCTCGATCAAGGTGCTGACATGATTGATGTCGGCGGGGAATCCACCCGGCCAGGAGCTGCTCCGGTAGAAGCCGATGAAGAATTGCGCCGAGTGATGCCGGTGATCGAGCTGCTACACCAACACGCTATTCCATTCTCCATTGACACGATGAAAGTGGCCGTTGCCGAAGCCGCGCTCGATGCGGGGGCGGCTGTAGTCAACGACGTCTCGGGATTGCGCGATCCTGCAATGTTCGATCTCGTGGTGCAGCGTGGTTGTGGCGCGTGCGTGATGCACATGCAGGGTTCTCCGGCGAACATGCAAATCGATCCGACTTACACTAACGTGGTCGATGAAGTGAAGAACTGGTTGGTCACTCAGTCCAACCGGCTTGTCGCCGCTGGTTTGCCAGCAGAGAAAATCTGGATCGATCCGGGATTCGGGTTCGGCAAAACCGCTGAACACAACTTTCTCTTGCTAAAATCTTTGAAGGCGTTGACGACCACTCCCTATGCGGTGATGGTTGGATTTAGCCGAAAGTCGATGCTCAATATCGATGGCGAGACGCTTGCAAAAGATCGAGTTGCCGCAGGAATTGCCGCCCAAACGATCGCTCAAATTGCGGGTGCTAAGGTGATTCGCACCCACGATGTTCTGGCAACAAAAAGGGCTTGCGCTTTTGTCGAGAATTACCTATAG
- a CDS encoding DNA-processing protein DprA produces MPEPGRRTLALALALTPGIGGKTVSRTLARMDLLGTSIREFLGCGELALKEEFRFTAGQAIRWMSLKTEQLSAASELEKELDARGILMLTAADAGYPTMLEEFSSDPPGVLFLAGNHRLLGAATFTVLSSRSSSPNALEMIESLVSEAVLNGEILVTGHDTPEYQRAAVVPLRWGAPRILCFDQGFYGALGEDLRQEPFRTARLWRYEFDLRTDLAISTVPPSKGYIKGANAKRDQLIAALSKRLDFIAINPGGNMEKLARTALKAGRPVRISDAHLGAREWTRYGAKMLEL; encoded by the coding sequence ATGCCTGAACCCGGTCGCCGAACCTTGGCGCTCGCCTTGGCACTCACGCCAGGTATCGGCGGCAAAACTGTGAGCAGAACCTTGGCAAGAATGGACTTGCTGGGAACGAGCATCCGGGAATTTCTAGGTTGCGGCGAGCTCGCACTCAAAGAGGAATTTCGGTTTACGGCGGGGCAAGCGATTCGCTGGATGTCTCTCAAGACAGAGCAACTATCAGCCGCCAGTGAGCTTGAGAAGGAGCTTGATGCACGAGGGATTTTGATGCTAACCGCGGCAGATGCGGGCTACCCGACCATGCTGGAGGAATTCAGCAGCGATCCGCCGGGCGTGCTGTTTTTGGCGGGAAACCATCGACTCCTCGGAGCCGCGACCTTCACCGTTCTAAGCTCGCGGAGCTCTTCGCCAAATGCACTAGAAATGATCGAGTCATTGGTAAGCGAGGCTGTTCTCAATGGCGAAATCTTGGTTACTGGCCACGACACACCAGAGTATCAGCGGGCGGCGGTTGTTCCGCTCCGATGGGGTGCGCCGAGAATCTTGTGTTTCGACCAGGGATTCTATGGAGCACTTGGCGAAGATCTCAGACAAGAACCGTTCCGCACCGCCCGGCTGTGGCGTTATGAGTTCGATCTTCGAACGGACCTAGCGATCAGCACAGTACCACCTTCGAAAGGGTACATCAAAGGCGCGAATGCGAAGCGCGACCAGTTGATCGCGGCGCTTAGCAAACGGCTCGATTTCATAGCGATCAACCCCGGCGGCAACATGGAAAAGTTAGCTCGAACAGCCCTAAAGGCCGGCCGACCAGTGCGGATTTCCGACGCTCACTTGGGCGCAAGAGAATGGACTCGGTACGGCGCAAAAATGCTCGAGCTATAG
- a CDS encoding MTAP family purine nucleoside phosphorylase codes for MRSSIAIIGGTGIGNRLALLPGKPIMVPTAEGPLRAKHVTIEGRSVYLFQRHSAGHKTPPHRVNYKAAALGCKALGIENVFATAAVGSLREDWGPGTFAACSDFLDLSFRRLTMWDREVRHIDFTEPFSPALRTSISESCNRLGVDCHSKAVYVCGDGPRYETPEEIQMYRKLGGDIVGMTASSEAIAFRELGIGYACLAIVTNLGSGLAGYELTHEEVVEVMESSGEKAVKILFGAIGELSHA; via the coding sequence ATGCGCTCATCTATTGCCATTATTGGCGGAACTGGAATCGGCAATCGCTTGGCACTTTTGCCCGGAAAGCCAATCATGGTTCCCACCGCAGAAGGACCGCTTCGTGCGAAGCACGTCACCATCGAAGGTCGATCGGTCTACCTGTTCCAACGGCATTCAGCAGGGCACAAAACTCCACCCCATCGTGTGAACTACAAAGCTGCGGCACTGGGTTGCAAGGCTCTCGGTATTGAAAACGTGTTTGCAACTGCGGCAGTAGGTTCGCTTCGTGAAGACTGGGGTCCGGGCACGTTCGCCGCTTGTTCCGATTTTCTCGATCTATCGTTCCGGCGGCTGACCATGTGGGATCGTGAAGTAAGGCACATCGACTTCACGGAGCCATTTTCGCCTGCACTCAGGACTTCAATCTCGGAATCCTGTAATCGACTTGGAGTCGATTGCCACTCAAAAGCGGTGTATGTCTGCGGAGACGGGCCTCGGTATGAAACTCCCGAAGAGATTCAGATGTATCGCAAGCTTGGAGGAGATATCGTCGGAATGACCGCAAGCAGCGAGGCAATTGCTTTCCGAGAACTCGGCATTGGCTATGCCTGCTTGGCGATCGTCACGAATCTGGGATCGGGTCTTGCTGGCTATGAACTGACCCACGAAGAGGTGGTCGAGGTCATGGAAAGTTCGGGCGAGAAAGCCGTGAAAATTCTGTTTGGTGCGATTGGCGAGTTGAGCCATGCCTGA
- a CDS encoding LptF/LptG family permease → MFKQLDRYLYREMLAPLIIGVVFVVLLFQANLLIYLYKEMNMAGVPGKAIAQFILYKTPGFMVLTLPAGMALASSLAISRLARESELIAMRAGGASILRILRPVLVLSIVASVANWLINERVAPPAELEARKIQSEIGVLSVMPTFKQNVTLSLANKYTAVFGTVERLPNDTISLTDILLIERRALGENLVILATKGRYEAGNWTFSSPLAHVIRGATVMSTETKSDMVIREPIKIQQMFFSQQSNEQSTDELRELIKVYRSQRRDASKLEFDYASKFSVPMACFAFALIGASLSVWLGRRGPFIGVLVSVGAVWIFFNLFVISKEIIAPRGWVNPALAAWIPNLLLIGAGLFIVRRSE, encoded by the coding sequence TTGTTCAAGCAGCTTGACCGCTATCTCTATCGAGAAATGCTCGCCCCACTGATCATCGGTGTGGTGTTTGTGGTCCTGCTTTTCCAGGCAAATTTGCTCATTTATCTGTACAAAGAGATGAACATGGCGGGGGTTCCGGGCAAGGCCATTGCTCAGTTCATCCTGTACAAAACCCCGGGATTTATGGTGCTGACGCTGCCCGCTGGAATGGCGCTAGCGTCGTCCTTGGCAATCTCTCGGCTCGCGCGAGAATCTGAGTTGATCGCCATGCGAGCTGGCGGCGCATCGATTCTCAGGATTTTGCGGCCCGTCTTAGTGCTCTCGATCGTCGCATCCGTCGCGAACTGGTTGATCAACGAACGAGTCGCCCCTCCGGCCGAGCTAGAAGCACGCAAGATTCAATCTGAAATCGGGGTCTTGTCGGTCATGCCAACGTTCAAGCAGAACGTGACACTAAGCCTTGCGAACAAATACACCGCGGTCTTTGGGACCGTCGAAAGGCTGCCCAACGACACAATTTCACTCACGGATATCTTGCTGATTGAGCGCCGTGCGCTGGGTGAGAACCTGGTCATCCTCGCGACAAAAGGTAGGTATGAGGCTGGAAATTGGACATTTAGTTCGCCTCTCGCCCATGTGATTCGCGGGGCCACGGTGATGAGCACGGAAACCAAATCCGATATGGTCATCAGAGAGCCAATCAAGATTCAGCAGATGTTCTTCTCGCAGCAGAGTAATGAACAATCGACCGACGAACTTCGCGAGCTTATCAAAGTCTATCGATCTCAGCGGCGAGACGCCTCGAAGTTAGAATTCGACTACGCGTCCAAGTTCAGCGTGCCGATGGCGTGCTTTGCGTTTGCACTGATCGGAGCTTCACTTTCCGTCTGGCTCGGTCGTCGAGGTCCGTTCATCGGCGTACTCGTCAGCGTCGGCGCGGTTTGGATTTTCTTCAATCTGTTTGTGATTTCTAAGGAGATCATCGCACCAAGAGGCTGGGTGAATCCGGCTCTTGCCGCTTGGATTCCGAATCTACTACTGATTGGCGCCGGGCTATTCATCGTTCGGAGATCTGAATAA
- a CDS encoding LPS-assembly protein LptD, giving the protein MPRLDSAVRVALETPKPEPPLTITPAGTNKLSVKRAENFDLDGDNVQLSGNVEFTYGEYTGTCDDVVGNLNTEEFTLRGHVKLVGPDISYEGEKIEANFKSEQFKFKSAKSALKPALIQGKLNDDLYVTGQAGDGTQKDFTLTDGTATTCEYDDPHYQIAARSIRVLPGDRIVLRDARLELLGKTILGLPYMSFPLGYTAPRYIPEVGQTRDEGYFIKTRFGVDVPGDNLLDGRLDYMSKLGFGIGSEYFYRAKGQDGALKLYKLFGPNPSTTANLNHVQQIGRLSINSNLDFSERNYLTSPKNTTFNGRTSLSWSQIGSQTRLTLGYQDTKSPNFRNTNQTATLSDTRTFKGGLQSSIDLNFTDYKSASTSFNQTRKILDVRTRLTKKFKTMDAELAYLRTVPISEIVNFFSATDQTPMFTLRSDTARMFGWKSLPIQTQFSIGELVDSIRRQPLTRTVFEAIVPQQNLKLGSSTLNLAGRFKQGIYSDNTAQFVFGADANYNLPISKGTGLNIRYNYLRPQGYSPLSIDRTGRTDAFGGDVTMQIGNQLKAAVTAGYDLLAQDRNFESSWQSVGTRLEWNPSKNLLLRSSANYDTFSQVWSNVRLDLQLMQGETRLSVGARFDGQRHTWGTVNFYGEGMRWGRLTTQALFSYNGYTEKFESRQVAFLYDLHCMEAIVEVRDQRTGFRNGTSFAFYLRIKALPFKTPFGFGTQGQGFGTGTGTGF; this is encoded by the coding sequence ATGCCTCGGCTGGATAGTGCGGTGAGAGTTGCGCTCGAAACACCCAAACCTGAGCCTCCACTAACGATCACGCCAGCCGGAACAAACAAGCTCAGCGTTAAACGGGCTGAGAATTTTGATCTTGACGGAGATAACGTCCAGCTTTCCGGCAATGTTGAGTTCACTTATGGCGAGTACACCGGGACCTGCGACGACGTCGTTGGGAACCTAAACACCGAGGAATTTACGCTGAGAGGCCATGTCAAGCTGGTCGGGCCGGACATCAGCTACGAGGGCGAGAAGATTGAAGCGAACTTCAAATCTGAGCAATTTAAATTCAAATCGGCCAAGTCAGCCCTAAAACCTGCGCTGATACAAGGCAAGCTGAACGACGATCTGTACGTCACTGGGCAAGCGGGGGACGGTACTCAAAAGGACTTCACTCTAACCGACGGTACCGCGACGACATGCGAATATGACGACCCGCACTACCAAATCGCGGCTAGGAGCATTCGGGTTTTGCCAGGTGATCGGATCGTGCTTCGCGATGCTCGTCTCGAACTATTGGGCAAGACAATTCTGGGCTTGCCATACATGAGCTTTCCTCTGGGTTACACCGCGCCGCGCTATATCCCAGAAGTAGGTCAAACACGAGATGAAGGGTATTTCATCAAGACACGATTTGGTGTTGACGTGCCTGGAGATAACCTTCTGGATGGACGCCTCGACTATATGTCAAAGCTCGGATTCGGAATTGGATCGGAGTATTTCTATCGCGCAAAAGGCCAAGATGGCGCGCTAAAGCTATACAAATTGTTCGGGCCAAACCCGAGTACAACAGCAAATCTAAACCACGTTCAGCAGATTGGAAGGCTCTCGATCAACTCCAATCTAGATTTTTCGGAGCGGAACTACCTCACGAGTCCAAAAAATACAACTTTTAACGGCAGAACTTCTCTTTCTTGGAGTCAGATTGGATCCCAAACAAGATTGACCCTGGGATATCAAGACACGAAGTCTCCGAACTTCAGGAACACAAATCAGACCGCTACCCTCAGCGACACGCGCACTTTCAAAGGCGGATTGCAGTCGAGCATTGATCTCAATTTCACCGACTACAAATCAGCCTCCACCAGCTTCAATCAGACTCGAAAGATATTGGACGTTCGGACCCGGCTAACGAAGAAATTCAAGACGATGGACGCGGAGTTGGCTTACTTGCGAACGGTCCCGATCAGTGAAATCGTGAACTTCTTCAGTGCAACAGACCAGACGCCGATGTTCACCCTCCGATCGGACACCGCTCGAATGTTCGGCTGGAAATCTTTGCCGATTCAGACCCAGTTCTCGATTGGCGAACTCGTGGATTCGATCCGAAGGCAGCCGCTCACGCGGACCGTGTTTGAAGCGATTGTCCCACAACAGAATTTGAAACTTGGCTCGTCCACTTTGAACCTTGCTGGGCGATTCAAGCAAGGTATCTACAGCGATAATACAGCGCAATTTGTCTTTGGCGCGGATGCCAATTACAATCTCCCGATAAGTAAAGGTACAGGGTTAAATATTAGATATAACTACCTGCGTCCACAAGGATATTCCCCGCTGAGTATCGACCGAACAGGCCGAACCGATGCCTTTGGTGGGGACGTCACCATGCAGATCGGAAACCAGTTGAAGGCAGCCGTGACCGCGGGATACGACCTCTTGGCGCAAGACCGGAATTTCGAATCGAGTTGGCAAAGCGTCGGCACTCGTCTGGAGTGGAATCCGAGCAAGAATTTGTTGTTGCGGTCTAGCGCAAACTACGATACTTTCAGCCAGGTCTGGAGCAATGTTCGATTGGACCTCCAGCTCATGCAAGGTGAGACTCGGCTGTCAGTCGGCGCGAGATTCGACGGTCAACGCCACACCTGGGGGACGGTCAATTTCTACGGTGAAGGAATGCGATGGGGGCGGCTCACCACTCAGGCGCTCTTCTCATATAACGGTTACACCGAGAAGTTTGAGAGCCGGCAAGTGGCATTCCTCTACGACCTGCACTGCATGGAGGCGATTGTGGAAGTTCGGGATCAACGAACCGGATTCCGAAACGGAACTTCGTTTGCGTTTTATCTCCGAATCAAGGCTCTGCCGTTCAAGACGCCGTTCGGATTCGGCACTCAAGGTCAAGGGTTCGGCACCGGAACAGGCACTGGATTCTAA
- the rdgB gene encoding RdgB/HAM1 family non-canonical purine NTP pyrophosphatase, producing MKLVIATHNRKKAGEMVQILQGRFPNVKIETLADFNGAPEPDETGTTYQENAAIKAESACDFTGEWCLADDAGLEIDAMNGEPGLYSKRFAGEETPFPEKMKVILDRLSETPDPQRSARFRCAIALARPGHPTKLFESTCEGMIAASPSGAGGFGYDPIFWLPEQNCTMADLTADQKHAISHRGKVLREFSAWLEAELASPAG from the coding sequence ATGAAGCTTGTCATCGCGACTCATAACCGGAAAAAAGCTGGAGAAATGGTGCAGATTCTGCAGGGCCGGTTCCCAAACGTGAAAATCGAGACGCTGGCAGACTTTAATGGTGCTCCTGAACCAGATGAAACAGGAACCACATATCAGGAGAACGCAGCGATCAAGGCCGAGAGTGCGTGCGATTTCACCGGGGAGTGGTGCTTGGCGGATGATGCGGGCTTAGAGATAGATGCGATGAACGGCGAACCCGGACTTTATAGCAAGCGGTTTGCTGGAGAAGAAACACCGTTCCCTGAAAAGATGAAAGTGATTTTGGACCGACTCAGCGAAACACCTGATCCACAAAGGTCAGCACGATTTCGATGTGCAATCGCACTTGCAAGACCCGGACACCCGACAAAACTCTTTGAATCTACATGCGAAGGGATGATCGCCGCAAGCCCGAGCGGGGCGGGCGGATTCGGATACGATCCAATCTTCTGGTTGCCGGAACAGAACTGCACTATGGCCGACCTGACTGCTGATCAGAAGCATGCCATCAGTCATCGCGGCAAGGTTTTGCGAGAATTCTCGGCTTGGTTAGAAGCTGAGTTGGCATCGCCAGCAGGCTAA